A single genomic interval of Lynx canadensis isolate LIC74 chromosome A2, mLynCan4.pri.v2, whole genome shotgun sequence harbors:
- the STMP1 gene encoding short transmembrane mitochondrial protein 1, which produces MLQFLLGFTFGNVVGMYLAQNYDIPNLAKKLEEIKKDLDAKKKPPSS; this is translated from the exons CTTGGATTTACTTTTGGCAACGTGGTTGGAATGTATCTGGCCCAGAACTATGAC atacCAAATCTGGCtaaaaaacttgaagaaattaaaaaggacttGGATGCCAAGAAGAAACCCCCTAGTTCATGA